A window of the Prunus dulcis unplaced genomic scaffold, ALMONDv2, whole genome shotgun sequence genome harbors these coding sequences:
- the LOC117613331 gene encoding uncharacterized protein LOC117613331, translating to MPAATLGALGYGYMWWKGLKFSDLMYVTKRSMTAAILNLHTHLESVTEAIANTKKHLTKRVQNLDDKLLEQKEISKSILENVGDTKGSIEELYVTVTELQSALTDLDYKLGSFSGKQVKQLYFCSNREAIIN from the exons ATGCCAGCAGCTACCTTGGGGGCATTGGGTTATGGTTACATGTGGTGGAAG GGTCTAAAATTCTCAGATCTTATGTATGTGACAAAGCGTAGTATGACTGCTGCTATTTTAAACTTGCATACACATCTGGAGAGCGTGACAGAGGCTATTGCT AACACAAAGAAGCACCTGACAAAGAGAGTCCAGAATTTGGACGATAAATTGCTGGAGCAGAAAGAGATCTCAAAGTCGATTCTGGAGAAT GTTGGTGATACGAAAGGAAGTATTGAGGAACTTTACGTTACCGTGACTGAGTTGCAAAGTGCGCTTACTGATTTG GATTACAAGCTAGGTTCCTTTTCAGGAAAGCAGGTAAAACAGCTTTATTTTTGTTCGAATAGAGAAGCCATAATTAATTGA